A DNA window from Bubalus bubalis isolate 160015118507 breed Murrah chromosome 20, NDDB_SH_1, whole genome shotgun sequence contains the following coding sequences:
- the KLHL28 gene encoding kelch-like protein 28 → MDHTSPTYMLANLTHLHSEQLLQGLNLLRQHHELCDIILRVGDVKIHAHKVVLASISPYFKAMFTGNLSEKENSEVEFQCIDETALQAIVEYAYTGTVFISQDTVESLLPAANLLQIKLVLKECCAFLESQLDPGNCIGISRFAETYGCHDLYLAATKYICQNFEAVCQTEEFFELTHADLDEIVSNDCLNVATEETVFYALESWIKYDVQERQKYLAQLLNSVRLPLLSVKFLTRLYEANHLIRDDRTCKHLLNEALKYHFMPEHRLSHQTVLMTRPRCAPKVLCAVGGKSGLFACLDSVEMYFPQNDSWIGLAPLNIPRYEFGICVLDQKVYVIGGIETNVRPGITIRKHENSVECWNPDTNTWTSLERMNESRSTLGVVVLAGELYALGGYDGQSYLQSVEKYIPKVRKWQPVAPMTTTRSCFAAAVLDGMIYAIGGYGPAHMNSVERYDPSKDSWEMVASMADKRIHFGVGVMLGFIFVVGGHNGVSHLSSIERYDPHQNQWTVCRPMKEPRTGVGAAVIDNYLYVVGGHSGSSYLNTVQKYDPISDTWLDSAGMIYCRCNFGLTAL, encoded by the exons atGGACCACACATCCCCGACCTACATGCTTGCTAACTTAACCCACTTACATTCTGAACAACTTCTACAAGGCTTGAATCTTCTTCGTCAACATCACGAACTCTGTGACATCATTCTTCGAGTAGGTGATGTTAAAATTCATGCTCACAAAGTGGTACTTGCCAGCATCAGCCCGTATTTCAAAGCTATGTTCACTGGAAACCTCTCTGAAAAAGAGAACAGTGAAGTTGAGTTTCAGTGCATAGATGAGACTGCTCTCCAGGCCATTGTGGAATATGCCTATACAGGGACTGTTTTTATTTCACAAGACACAGTTGAATCTCTCCTTCCAGCAGCAAACCTACTGCAGATAAAACTTGTCCTGAAAGAATGTTGTGCATTTCTTGAAAGCCAACTTGATCCTGGTAATTGTATTGGAATTTCTCGTTTTGCAGAGACGTATGGTTGCCATGACCTTTATTTGGCAGCCACTAAATACATATGCCAGAATTTTGAAGCTGTTTGCCAGACTGAAGAGTTTTTTGAGCTCACTCATGCTGATTTGGATGAAATCGTTTCCAATGACTGTTTGAATGTAGctactgaagagactgttttttatGCACTCGAGTCTTGGATCAAGTATGATGTCCAAGAACGCCAGAAGTACTTAGCTCAGCTACTTAACAGTGTGCGATTACCGTTGCTCAGTGTTAAGTTTCTCACTAGATTATATGAAGCAAATCATCTTATTCGTGATGATCGCACTTGTAAACATCTTTTGAATGAAGCTCTGAAGTACCACTTTATGCCGGAACACAGACTGTCTCATCAGACAGTCTTGATGACACGACCTCGCTGTGCTCCCAAAGTACTTTGTGCAGTAGGAGGAAAATCTGGACTGTTTGCCTGTTTAGATAG TGTGGAGATGTACTTTCCTCAGAATGACTCTTGGATTGGTTTGGCACCCCTAAACATTCCTCGCTATGAATTTGGAATATGCGTTTTAGACCAAAAAGTGTATGTTATAGGTGGTATTGAAACTAACGTGCGTCCTGGCATCACTATCAGAAAACATGAAAATTCAGTAGAATGCTGGAATCCTGATACAAATACCTGGACTTCTCTCGAGAGAATGAATGAGAGTCGAAGTACCCTTGGAGTAGTGGTGCTTGCAGGAGAACTTTATGCTTTGGGTGGTTATGATGGACAGTCTTACTTGCAATCTGTAGAGAAGTATATTCCCAaagtaagaaaatggcaacctgtgGCACCCATGACTACGACAAGAAGTTGTTTTGCTGCAGCAGTGTTGGATGGAATGATATATGCCATTGGAGGGTATGGTCCTGCCCACATGAACAG TGTGGAGCGTTACGATCCAAGTAAAGACTCCTGGGAGATGGTTGCATCTATGGCAGATAAAAGGATTCACTTTGGTGTGGGTGTCATGCTAGGCTTTATTTTCGTGGTGGGTGGACATAATGGTGTTTCACATTTGTCAAGCATTGAAAGATACGATCCTCATCAAAATCAGTGGACTGTGTGCAGACCAATGAAAGAACCCAGAACAG GAGTTGGTGCTGCAGTAATTGATAACTACCTTTATGTAGTTGGTGGTCACTCAGGGTCTTCATATCTGAATACCGTGCAGAAATATGACCCTATCTCAGATACGTGGCTGGATTCAGCTGGCATGATATACTGTCGCTGCAATTTTGGACTCACTGCACTTTAA
- the C20H14orf28 gene encoding uncharacterized protein C14orf28 homolog isoform X2, producing MKTLFEEIKASIKNNYNQDRSFWRPVLPWGGVFTIKAGRKAVSCTPLYVEIRLKNTCTIDGFLMLLYVILNENENFPRELSLHLGREFVDCFLYLMDTYSFTTVKLLWIWDKMEKQQYKSEVHKASLIIDLFGNEHDNFTKNLENLMSTIQESYCSNWRCPTRVQEDQQRTINIKCGGLREFSQRVFCHGAPPFVVLNMQHWKSEDLAYVPYYLDLSDHKYLLEGATLFNKEEHHYSAAFQIDGHWMHYDGLRNVNLILLNKPPEFLLLSSLVYIRATEK from the exons ATGAAGACACTGTTTGAAGAGATCAAagcatcaattaaaaataactataaccAAGATCGCTCATTTTGGAGGCCTGTTCTTCCTTGGGGAGGTGTTTTTACTATCAAAGCTGGCCGCAAAGCAGTCTCCTGTACACCACTCTATGTTgaaataagactgaaaaatacCTGCACCATAGATGGATTCTTGATGTTACTGTATGTCATTCTCAACGAAAATGAAAATTTCCCCCGAGAACTCTCTCTTCATTTAGGTAGAGAGTTTGTagactgttttctttatttaatggACACCTACAGTTTTACAACCGTGAAGCTACTTTGGATTTGGGACAAAatggaaaaacagcaatacaAGTCTGAAGTTCATAAAGCTTCATTAATCATTGATTTGTTTGGGAATGAACATGATAATTTTACAAAAAATCTCGAAAATCTCATGTCAACCATACAAGAGAGTTACTGTTCCAACTGGCGGTGCCCCACTCGAGTGCAGGAAGATCAGCAACGCACAATTAATATAAA GTGTGGTGGCTTAAGAGAATTTTCTCAACGAGTGTTCTGCCACGGGGCACCCCCTTTTGTTGTCTTAAATATGCAGCATTGGAAATCTGAAGATCTGGCATATGTCCCCTATTATTTGGATTTATCTGATCACAA GTATTTGTTGGAAGGTGCCACATTGTTTAACAAAGAGGAACATCATTATTCTGCAGCCTTTCAGATTGATGGACATTGGATGCACTATGATGGCCTCAGAAATGtgaatttaattttgttaaataaacCCCCAGAGTTTCTCCTCTTGTCATCATTGGTTTATATTCGAgcaacagagaaataa
- the C20H14orf28 gene encoding uncharacterized protein C14orf28 homolog isoform X1, whose protein sequence is MKTLFEEIKASIKNNYNQDRSFWRPVLPWGGVFTIKAGRKAVSCTPLYVEIRLKNTCTIDGFLMLLYVILNENENFPRELSLHLGREFVDCFLYLMDTYSFTTVKLLWIWDKMEKQQYKSEVHKASLIIDLFGNEHDNFTKNLENLMSTIQESYCSNWRCPTRVQEDQQRTININPPQEIPHGNLIRLAVDELFCSRIELCEEHGCGGLREFSQRVFCHGAPPFVVLNMQHWKSEDLAYVPYYLDLSDHKYLLEGATLFNKEEHHYSAAFQIDGHWMHYDGLRNVNLILLNKPPEFLLLSSLVYIRATEK, encoded by the exons ATGAAGACACTGTTTGAAGAGATCAAagcatcaattaaaaataactataaccAAGATCGCTCATTTTGGAGGCCTGTTCTTCCTTGGGGAGGTGTTTTTACTATCAAAGCTGGCCGCAAAGCAGTCTCCTGTACACCACTCTATGTTgaaataagactgaaaaatacCTGCACCATAGATGGATTCTTGATGTTACTGTATGTCATTCTCAACGAAAATGAAAATTTCCCCCGAGAACTCTCTCTTCATTTAGGTAGAGAGTTTGTagactgttttctttatttaatggACACCTACAGTTTTACAACCGTGAAGCTACTTTGGATTTGGGACAAAatggaaaaacagcaatacaAGTCTGAAGTTCATAAAGCTTCATTAATCATTGATTTGTTTGGGAATGAACATGATAATTTTACAAAAAATCTCGAAAATCTCATGTCAACCATACAAGAGAGTTACTGTTCCAACTGGCGGTGCCCCACTCGAGTGCAGGAAGATCAGCAACGCACAATTAATATAAA TCCTCCCCAAGAAATTCCACATGGAAACTTGATACGACTGGCTGTGGATGAGTTATTCTGTTCCAGGATTGAACTGTGTGAAGAGCATGG GTGTGGTGGCTTAAGAGAATTTTCTCAACGAGTGTTCTGCCACGGGGCACCCCCTTTTGTTGTCTTAAATATGCAGCATTGGAAATCTGAAGATCTGGCATATGTCCCCTATTATTTGGATTTATCTGATCACAA GTATTTGTTGGAAGGTGCCACATTGTTTAACAAAGAGGAACATCATTATTCTGCAGCCTTTCAGATTGATGGACATTGGATGCACTATGATGGCCTCAGAAATGtgaatttaattttgttaaataaacCCCCAGAGTTTCTCCTCTTGTCATCATTGGTTTATATTCGAgcaacagagaaataa